One window of Vitis riparia cultivar Riparia Gloire de Montpellier isolate 1030 chromosome 5, EGFV_Vit.rip_1.0, whole genome shotgun sequence genomic DNA carries:
- the LOC117913935 gene encoding DPH4 homolog, with protein MLLYKNSFEQTYYDILSVKEDANYEEIRGCYRSAILNSHPDKLQKTTETSNTDPESGDRFLKIQKAWETLSDPRSRAVYDSGLRASRQDTATAEDLSLEDMTIEDDGKVLELFYQCRCGDYFSVDSSELGEMGYAVFRDGSKISLQTPDSLPASFILPCGSCSLKVRLLINADTAVVVSDNL; from the coding sequence ATGCTTCTTTATAAGAACTCCTTTGAGCAAACTTACTATGACATTCTCTCTGTCAAGGAAGATGCAAACTATGAAGAGATCCGTGGATGCTACCGATCCGCCATCCTCAATTCCCATCCTGATAAATTGCAAAAGACAACAGAGACATCCAATACTGATCCTGAGTCAGGAGATAGATTTCTGAAAATACAGAAGGCTTGGGAAACCCTCAGTGATCCAAGGTCACGAGCTGTTTATGATAGTGGGCTGCGAGCTTCAAGACAGGATACAGCCACAGCTGAAGATCTCAGCTTAGAGGATATGACAATTGAAGATGATGGCAAAGTATTAGAGCTCTTTTACCAGTGTCGCTGCGGTGATTACTTCTCTGTTGATTCGTCTGAATTGGGGGAAATGGGGTATGCTGTGTTTAGGGACGGAAGCAAGATCTCTTTACAGACACCAGATTCTTTGCCCGCATCGTTTATTCTTCCTTGTGGGTCTTGTTCTCTAAAAGTCCGCCTATTGATTAACGCAGATACTGCAGTAGTAGTTTCTGATAATCTgtaa
- the LOC117915068 gene encoding early light-induced protein 1, chloroplastic — translation MAMATTMQSTLATAMTRVANRTRDLQVVPPRSVLRLQRSAVQVRCTKEDGQSERPPPVTTNPQQPPSLSQSRQPIPPPPPPPAPKVSTKFGDVFAFSGPAPERINGRLAMVGFVAAMGAEIWKGEDVFAQISNGGIPWFLGTAVVFSLASLIPLFKGVSVESKSKGLMTSDAEMWNGRFAMLGLVALAFTEYLKGGALV, via the exons ATGGCCATGGCAACCACCATGCAATCCACCCTTGCAACAGCTATGACACGCGTAGCCAACAGAACCAGAGATCTCCAGGTCGTCCCTCCCAGGTCGGTGCTACGTCTTCAAAGGAGTGCTGTGCAGGTGCGGTGCACCAAGGAG GATGGCCAAAGCGAACGGCCACCACCTGTCACCACCAACCCCCAGCAGCCACCCTCACTCTCACAGTCACGTCAACCGatccctcctcctcctcctcctcctgcGCCCAAG GTGAGCACCAAATTTGGGGATGTGTTCGCGTTTAGTGGGCCGGCACCGGAGAGGATCAACGGCAGGCTTGCCATGGTAGGCTTTGTTGCGGCAATGGGTGCGGAAATATGGAAGGGTGAGGATGTGTTTGCTCAGATATCCAACGGTGGGATTCCATGGTTCCTGGGAACCGCTGTTGTATTCTCACTAGCTTCTCTGATTCCCTTGTTCAAAGGTGTGAGCGTGGAGTCCAAATCGAAGGGGTTGATGACTTCTGATGCGGAGATGTGGAATGGGAGGTTTGCCATGTTGGGTCTGGTTGCACTCGCCTTCACTGAATATCTTAAAGGTGGTGCTCTTGTCTAG
- the LOC117914056 gene encoding perakine reductase-like, with product MEDMPQIKIPRVKLGSQGLEVSRLGFGCAGLSGIYNSPLSHEAGCSVIKEAFYKGITLFDTSDIYGANHDNEIMVGKALKELPREEIQLATKFGLQVLEVGKVVIKGTPEYVRDCCEASLKRLGVDYIDLYFQHRVDMSVPIEDTMEELKKLVEEGKIKYIGLSEASLDTIRRAHAVHPITALQMEYSFWAREIEEDLIPLCRELGIGIVAYSPLGRGFFGGKAVVESLPTQSILTMHPRFTGENLEKNKLIYARLEKLAAKHGCTLPQLALAWLFHQGDDVVPIPGTTKVKNLDNNFGSLGVKLTEDDLKEICDAVPTDEVNGSRDLSFLFEYNWKLADTPPKK from the exons ATGGAGGACATGCCTCAGATCAAAATCCCAAGAGTCAAATTGGGCAGTCAGGGATTGGAG GTTTCTAGATTGGGCTTTGGATGTGCAGGACTTTCTGGGATCTATAATTCACCCCTCTCCCATGAAGCTGGATGTTCAGTTATAAAGGAAGCTTTTTATAAGGGTATCACCCTCTTTGATACATCAGATATTTATGGAGCAAATCATGACAATGAGATCATGGTTGGAAAG GCTCTGAAGGAGCTCCCTCGGGAAGAAATTCAATTAGCTACAAAATTTGGCCTTCAGGTGTTAGAGGTCGGTAAGGTTGTGATAAAGGGTACCCCTGAATATGTTCGGGACTGCTGTGAAGCCAGTCTTAAGAGGCTTGGTGTGGACTACATTGACCTGTACTTTCAGCATCGTGTGGACATGTCAGTCCCAATAGAGGATACA atGGAGGAGCTTAAGAAGTTGGTGGAGGAGGGAAAGATAAAATACATCGGTTTATCTGAAGCTAGTTTAGACACAATAAGGAGAGCCCATGCAGTTCATCCCATCACTGCCTTACAAATGGAGTATTCTTTCTGGGCCCGTGAAATTGAAGAAGATTTAATTCCACTCTGCCG AGAGCTTGGTATTGGAATAGTAGCATATAGCCCTCTTGGTCGTGGATTCTTTGGTGGGAAGGCAGTTGTGGAGAGCTTGCCCACTCAGAGTATCCTG ACTATGCATCCAAGGTTCACTGGAGAGAATTTAGAGAAGAACAAACTTATATATGCCCGCCTTGAGAAACTGGCTGCAAAACATGGCTGCACTCTTCCTCAACTTGCTCTGGCATGGCTTTTCCATCAGGGAGATGATGTGGTTCCGATCCCTG GGACAACTAAAGTTAAGAACCTTGACAATAACTTTGGATCCTTGGGAGTGAAGCTTACTGAGGATGATCTGAAAGAAATTTGTGATGCTGTGCCTACTGATGAAGTGAATGGCAGTAGAGATCTCAGTTTTTTATTTGAGTACAATTGGAAGTTAGCAGATACCCcaccaaaaaaatag
- the LOC117915066 gene encoding dymeclin, whose amino-acid sequence MGTVPSTPRWSSARPVDTAEYLIGTFVGEKSFPLTSDFWQKLLELPLSLQWPSHRVRQACELFAQNNYYTRHLAKILIHLGQCLQECISTSGVPSTVYTKAVNAVYISSVFLKYLIENAKSENIEELHLSLDESEVIQNNFPADQNIENFVMHGVLSFIGTLDVNPETHLLHHELLNFMLIVMSTQLLSGPSPGPKDVNPFIDAAMAQESSLVGLVVRRLLINYINRPRIPLNDVSYSIFSEGSQPGVLQRVGSAAANFVLLPFNYLVSSGGEGPRSPLADSSLQVLLILIHYRKCILVDESIADRKSGSATSDSLSKENTYFSENPYCKALENARDIEFDRVDIEGNAHSGPLVRLPFASLFDTLGMFLADETAILLLYSLVHGNSDFLEYVLVRTDLDTLLMPILETLYNASRRTSNQIYMLLIILLILSQDSSFNASIHKLILPSVPWYKERLLHQTSLGSLMVIILIRTVKYNLSKLRDVYLHTNCLATLANMAPHAHRLSAYASQRLVSLFDMLSRKYNKLAELMDDKMHIDKANSPEGDSIAEDVSTELHIYTDFLRIVLEILNAILTYALPRNPEVVYAIMHRQEVFQPFKNHPRFNELLENIYTVLDFFNSRMDAQGMNGGWSVEKVLQVIIINCRSWRGEGMKMFTQLRFTYEQESHPEEFFIPYVWQLVLSRCGFSFNASTINLFPVDQPIDKQNVDSEGELNKPQNGELIAELVQ is encoded by the exons CACAGAACAACTATTACACAAGGCATCTTGCAAAGATTTTGATTCACTTGGGACAATGTTTGCAAGAGTGTATTTCAACTTCTGGTGTGCCATCCACAGTTTATACAAAGGCTGTTAATGCAGTATACATCTCATCTGTTTTCCTGAAGTACTTAATTGAAAATGCCAAGAGTGAAAACATTGAGGAATTGCACTTGTCATTAGACGAAAGtgaagttatacaaaacaatTTTCCTGCTG atcaaaatattgaaaactttGTTATGCACGGTGTGCTTAGTTTTATTGGCACCTTAGATGTAAA TCCTGAGACACACCTCCTACATCATGAGCTACTTAACTTCATGCTCATCGTGATGTCAACTCAGCTTCTTTCTGGGCCATCTCCAGGACCAAAAGATGTGAACCCATTCATTGATGCGGCAATGGCTCAG GAAAGTTCTTTGGTTGGTTTGGTTGTTCGCAGACtgctaattaattatattaaccGGCCTCGCATTCCCTTAAATGATGTTTCTTATTCCATATTCTCTGAAGGGAGTCAACCTGGTGTTCTACAGAGAGTTGGTTCGGCAGCTG CAAACTTTGTGCTATTGCCATTCAATTACCTTGTCAGTTCAGGTGGTGAAGGTCCAAGAAGTCCATTGGCAGACAGCAGTCTCCAAGTGTTACTTATTCTCATCCATTATCGTAAATGTATTCTGGTAGATGAGTCCATAGCAGATAGAAAATCAGGCAGTGCCACTTCAGATTCTCTTTCAAAGGAGAATACATATTTTTCTGAGAACCCTTACTGCAAGGCCTTGGAAAATGCTAGGGATATTGAAT TTGATCGTGTGGATATTGAGGGGAATGCACACAGTGGTCCACTCGTGAGATTACCTTTTGCTTCGTTGTTTGACACTCTTGGCAT GTTCTTGGCTGATGAGACTGCCATCCTACTGCTTTACTCACTGGTGCATGGAAACTCCGACTTCCTGGAGTATGTTTTGGTGCGAACTGATTTGGACACATTG TTGATGCCCATTTTGGAGACCTTGTATAATGCGTCAAGGAGGACATCTAATCAAATCTACATGTTGTTGATTATCCTTCTCATACTTAGTCAGGATTCCTCTTTCAATGCCAGTATTCACAAGCTG ATACTTCCTAGTGTTCCATGGTACAAAGAACGCCTCCTTCACCAGACCTCTCTTGGTTCTCTGATGGTCATAATTCTCATTAGGACTGTGAAATATAACCTATCTAAGCTGCGG GATGTTTATCTTCATACAAACTGTCTCGCAACTTTGGCGAACATGGCTCCTCATGCCCACCGTTTAAGTGCCTATGCATCACAGAGGCTGGTTAGCCTTTTTGATATGCTCTCACGCAA GTATAATAAGTTAGCAGAGTTAATGGATGATAAAATGCATATAGACAAAGCCAACTCACCAGAAGGGGACAGCATCGCAGAAGATGTG TCAACAGAATTGCATATATACACCGACTTCCTGAGAATTGTCCTCGAAATACTGAACGCAATCCTAACTTATGCCCTGCCTCGAAATCCTGAG GTTGTATACGCGATAATGCACAGACAGGAGGTCTTTCAGCCTTTCAAGAATCATCCACGATTCAATGAGCTGCTTGAAAATATCTACACT GTATTAGATTTTTTCAATAGTCGCATGGATGCCCAAGGAATGAATGGTGGATGGTCAGTTGAGAAAGTTCTCCAAGTCATAATCATCAACTGCAGATCTTGGCGGGGTGAAGGGATGAAG ATGTTTACACAATTACGCTTCACATATGAACAAGAGAGCCATCCAGAGGAGTTCTTTATCCCCTATGTGTGGCAGCTAGTTCTATCCCGCTG TGGATTCAGCTTTAATGCCAGTACCATAAACTTGTTCCCAGTTGATCAGCCTATAGAT AAACAGAATGTTGACTCTGAAGGGGAATTGAATAAGCCTCAAAATGGTGAGTTGATTGCTGAGCTGGTTCAATAA